The following proteins come from a genomic window of Megalobrama amblycephala isolate DHTTF-2021 linkage group LG1, ASM1881202v1, whole genome shotgun sequence:
- the LOC125244543 gene encoding protein ALP1-like translates to MTEAACFVLAVLCVEKRKKRKKHRKWTRSWLAGRGQYGLSILQRELEDSDKKGFRDLLRMDVEDFSYLLDKVTPFIQRRDTKLRRAISARMRLSLTLRFLATGETFRSLSFQYRIGRSTISEIVMETCQALYDVLKDDHLKTPTTETEWREVAMRFQNKWQFPNCLGAIDGKHIYIQPPANSGSTYHNYKSRFSVVLMAVVDADYKFIYANVGVQGRVSDGGIFGQSDLRAAMDRDLLNVPRPEPLPGSNISLPYTFVGDEAFPLRTDLMKPYPFRNLDHGQRIFNYRLSRARRTVENAFGILTNRLRVFLSNIALEPDKVTVVTLAALSVHNFLRNKASDVYLPSAFADVEDANHNMVPGAWRREGELPSVAASGARNATTAAKNYRDNLKAYFLSPAGSVSWQENMI, encoded by the exons ATGACTGAAGCGGCGTGTTTTGTACTGGCTGTATTATGTGTAGAAAAgcgcaaaaaaagaaaaaaacaccgAAAATGGACACGTTCCTGGCTTGCCGGAAGAGGACAGTATGGGCTGTCAATCCTCCAAAGAGAACTTGAG GACAGTGACAAAAAGGGTTTCCGTGATCTGCTCAGGATGGATGTGGAGGATTTCAGCTACTTGCTTGACAAAGTTACACCATTCATCCAAAGAAGGGACACAAAATTAAGAAGAGCCATCAGTGCAAGAATGCGCCTGTCACTAACACTAAGATTCCTTGCTACtg GAGAGACGTTTAGATCTCTGAGCTTCCAGTACCGGATCGGTCGTAGTACTATCAGTGAGATAGTAATGGAGACGTGTCAAGCCTTGTATGACGTCTTAAAGGATGATCATTTAAAG ACTCCTACAACGGAGACAGAATGGAGAGAGGTGGCAATGAGGTTTCAAAACAAGTGGCAATTTCCTAATTGCTTAGGTGCCATAGATGGAAAGCACATCTACATCCAGCCACCTGCAAACTCTGGAAGTACTTACCACAACTACAAATCAAGATTTTCAGTTGTACTCATGGCAGTAGTCGACGCCgactacaaatttatttatgCAAATGTTGGCGTACAAGGAAGAGTGTCAGATGGAGGAATATTTGGCCAGTCAGACCTCCGAGCTGCCATGGACAGAGATCTACTGAATGTCCCCCGTCCAGAGCCACTCCCAGGGAGTAACATATCTTTGCCCTATACATTTGTTGGTGATGAAGCATTCCCTCTCCGAACCGACCTAATGAAGCCATACCCCTTCCGAAATCTGGACCATGGGCAACGAATATTTAACTACAGACTTTCAAGGGCAAGGCGTACAGTTGAAAATGCATTTGGAATTTTGACCAATAGACTTCGTGTTTTTCTTTCCAACATTGCACTGGAGCCTGACAAAGTGACAGTAGTGACACTAGCTGCACTCTCGGTGCACAACTTCCTCAGGAACAAGGCATCAGATGTGTACCTGCCTTCAGCCTTTGCAGATGTAGAAGACGCAAATCACAACATGGTTCCTGGAGCTTGGAGAAGGGAGGGAGAACTTCCCTCTGTGGCAGCAAGCGGTGCACGGAATGCCACAACCGCCGCCAAAAATTATCGGGACAATTTGAAGGCATATTTTCTTTCACCTGCTGGATCTGTTTCCTGGCaggaaaatatgatttaa
- the LOC125244737 gene encoding uncharacterized protein LOC125244737 — translation MAKRKRDDGAARWTYELEEKFVELWQQYGCLYDVTARDYHDRLKKEKCWRTIAEAIKQPVGEVQTKAASLRTQYGKVLRPKPSGSGDKELTTRQKWILNNLQFLQPFVVHRVSQSTLNLDDLEQSITDEGGEDQETEEDVCESSTSTSHHTSTSSTPQTPLETSSSHHHHKVTINPERANYKAKQKSRDKSSDELEIEKVNILKNMSESLVDASKDVDQTFGKQVVTEMKLIKDPLTKMRLRRNILMMLYDAHENEARLALDPPRALRPQTTWQGHTNFNQPYQNTSNHVPSATPPVSYLRAVEEAYDQERDRM, via the exons ATGGCGAAACGCAAGAGAGATGATGGTGCGGCTAGGTGGACTTATGAATTGGAGGAAAAGTTCGTGGAGCTGTGGCAACAGTACGGCTGCCTGTACGATGTCACAGCGAGGGACTACCACGACAggttgaaaaaagaaaaatgctgGAGAACGATAGCGGAAGCCATCAAGCAACCCG TTGGTGAGGTACAAACAAAAGCTGCTTCCCTCCGAACACAATATGGTAAAGTACTCCGTCCAAAGCCAAGTGGCAGTGGCGACAAAGAATTAACTACCAGACAGAAATGGATTTTAAATAACCTGCAGTTTCTACAACCATTTGTTGTTCACCGTGTGTCTCAGTCTACACTGAAT TTGGATGACTTAGAACAGAGCATCACTGATGAGGGTGGAGAAGACCAGGAGACAGAAGAGGATGTGTGTGAGTCATCCACCTCCACCTCCCACCACACATCTACATCTTCAACTCCACAAACCCCACTTGAAACCTCATCATCTCACCATCATCACAAGGTCACAATCAATCCTGAAAGGGCAAATTACAAGGCCAAACAAAAATCAAGAGACAAATCATCAGATGAACTTGAAATAGAGAAAGttaacattcttaaaaatatgtcTGAATCACTAGTAGATGCCAGTAAGgatgttgatcaaacatttggCAAACAGGTAGTGACCGAGATGAAGCTGATCAAAGACCCACTGACCAAAATGAGATTGCGTCGCAACATCCTTATGATGTTATATGATGCACATGAGAATGAGGCCAGATTAGCATTAGACCCCCCACGAGCTTTACGCCCCCAAACAACTTGGCAGGGACACACAAATTTTAATCAACCCTACCAAAACACATCCAATCATGTACCCTCTGCAACACCTCCAGTGAGCTATCTCAGGGCAGTAGAAGAGGCATATGACCAGGAAAGAGACAGGATGTAG